Below is a genomic region from Castanea sativa cultivar Marrone di Chiusa Pesio chromosome 2, ASM4071231v1.
catgaatgtgagaggagggaacgccatttcactatactctgagattacctaagaattttccaaccTGACTGGCTATAACCGCAAGtttatagctaaattttaaccattaatttatatatatatctcctTTACTTAAAACGGCACAAGCTTATGACTAGTATTGATGGAAATAACCTTTATTGATGTGTGGATTGGAAATGGTTAGGACTTAGATGTAAGACATTATTCAAATTACATAATATCACAAGTATTATTGTTTGAGAAAAGTAGAAAACTTCTCGAATTTGAAAGCACATTATGCGTCAATTCATATCATATGATTATACTAACAATTGTTTcttaaaaccctttttttttttgcggagAAATTTAATCTATcaaataattacaaataaatgaATCCCTTGATATTATTTTAAAGCCTCAAAATCTCATTATAAGCATTAGGTGTCATTGTGGAATGATTGGATGACTTTTCATTTTATAAGTGCGATTACACTGTAGATTTTATAACTGTTTGAATTGTTAGCTTTCATTTAAATCACTTTGGAAGGTGGTGGAGACCACAGACCTTCGAGGTTATCGATTCTTTTATAGTAAATTTTAAAGGGCCAGTAAGCtgtaaaagataaaaagttctgtttttttttatctttttaaacttttcatacagaaaattatattataattggCATAAAGTTCTGTTGTTATAATTGGCATAAATTATATCATAAAGTTCTGTTGTTAGTttaaatcacttttttaaaCTTTCATTTAAATCACTTTGAGTACCTTTATCTAATCCGCCACTGATAGAACCGGCAGAAAAACGTGGAATTGCAGGTATGGGTCTGCGTCCGTGTGTGGTTGTCACACTTTGGTTCTTGCTTGATGCAATATGGGTCATGCTGTTGGCAGCTAAATGAATAATTCCACTGACACTTTCACTTTCACACCTACTTTAACAAATAGCCGAAGTGTGTAGATTGGCTTATTCATTCTACCAACCGGAACTTTTCAAAGCAAAAGCACTATATAACTGGGAAAACAGAATTTCATTGACTTTGAAGTAGAAGGAAACAAGGCATATGAGCTTGAACGTTtcactaaaatgaaaattattactTTGACCGAATAGGAGAAAAGGCATTTGCTCGTCTTCTAATACAAACATGACATTAGTTCTTAGAGGACGTACACACCTACAGTATACAGAAATGTTGTCTTCTTTCCTtcaagggtaaaaaaaaaatagttgcatATTTACATTGAAGTATAGATGAAGCTTTAAACCAACAAGGCATTAGTTTTCTTCATCAGAGTCAAAAGAATGTCTCTTACTCAAAGATTTCAATACGTGGATCCCATTGTGAAGTGTGTTGATACCCCTTTTTTAAGGTCGGTTTAAAGCCCAAAGCCCCAAATATGAAAGAGGAGTAAGGCCTAAGAATATGTCCTTGAAAAAGTCAATAAGACATAGTCTACATGTTAGAATTTAGGAATAAAGGATAAGGCTCAAGCATAGCCCACCACCCTTTGAATAAGGAATAAAACAAGGGAGGTACTCACCAAAAAGTAAGCCCTTCAAAAGAGCAAACATGGGTTGAGAATGGCCTAAAGGTTGAGAAAGGAGAGCAAAGTCAGAAAATGACCTTCTATAGCATCActtgaaaacaagaaaataacaTCCAATAGGCCCAAAACCCTATAAGGGGCAACAAGCCCATGAAACCCAAAGTGTCcttataaaaagaaagagaggccAAATCCATTTTGGgaaaaacaatgaaaagaaacaaaagatagcAACCAAAAGCCTCTGCAAGAATTgcataagaaagaaagaaaccaaaattaGAAAAGAGACAAATGTAGCAAGGTTGGGGGGCTCTGTCATCCTGCAGTCCAGCCAAAGCAATGGAGGTAGGGCCCACTGTTGATGAGATGCAGAGAGAATGGTTTGGTGGAGAGGGGAAAGAGCCTAGATTTAGTATAGACCACTTTTGGGAATCTACTTTGTTGGGAAAACATTTTTACCAAATAAGGAAAAGGCAGGTGGGAGCCATCTAATGTAACTAGAGGATTAGGACAAAGAGAATTAATAGGAGTCTTTACCATTTTAGTAATAGAGAGAGGTAGTATTTTCGCGGCAGATTGACTTTTACCCAAAATAGAAGGATTTTTTGTCGTAACGCATAAGCTAAAGCCCTTTAGTAGGATTATGCCTAACTAAGCATGGTCAGAAGATAGTTGGAAGGTGCCTAGTTGACATGGGTAGTGGGCATCGTGCAAAAAGGCTGAATGCCTACAACGGAAAAAATCATGGATATGGATGAAGGCTAAAGTGTAAAAATAGGGATCAAAGTTTGGTTATAAAAAAGGGGAATAATACCCATGAAGGAGTAACACAGAAATCAAGTAAAAACATATGATCAAAGAGATAGAGAaatgaggaaaaagaaaaaagggaattAGGAAGAAAATTAAGGATAACCTAGGCAATCAGAAGAGAGATTAAGATactgaaagaaaataaaaaatggggaaaaaagtGACTCTTGACACAAAAGAAAAGTAGAGTATTCACAATAGGAATGTAAAGCATGCATCACTAGGAATCATTTCCCTCCCTCACAAAGCACAAAACCAAACTCTTTGCAATCTCCTAGGAATGACTACTCTGACTCATGTTCCAAACCATACAACTTTATAGCCTTATTTGGTAATAATGTTGTATGAGTTGGGATTAAGATCTTTTTAGCCAACATCTTGCTAAGACCACTTTTGCTCATTGTTATATCTGCTGgaatctttatattttttttaagagagagataAATATTACTCCTTTGAGGGTGTTTCCCATGCATTTTTGTTGTAAGAAATAACACCTACAATGCTAAATTTCTTGTACAAACAATTCCTGCTAGCCTATAAATACATATTGAATCCTTGGAAACTTTGTCCAtcataaatacaattttttcttctttgggtAAAATTTGTAAGAGCCTAACATGGCCTTGAAGTTTCATCAAAACCATCCAATTCTTGCTTTCCTTCTAGCTTTGTTATTCacccaaaatattttatacacaGGCTTTGCTGTCTCTGGTGACAAAATAGGTGATGGATCTTAATTTCATCAATCCAGATAGATCACTGACTACATTTGGTGGATATTATTATCATGGCAATACCATAATGATCGATGGGAACCTTGGGTTTGTGCTATTTGGGATTATCATGGGGATTTGTCTTTTGATTGTTTATCTTAATAGACCTAGGGTTCTCAAGATTCAAGTATATCACTTATTTTTGATAGACAGGTATATCACTTATTGGCTTATTGCTCCTAATTCATTTAatgtgtgaatttttttaattacttccTTAGTTAGCCTAGTAGTTTAGAAGAGAGCTATGCTAgctacaaaatattttcatccttgCTAATATGACCGTTTTGATTGCAGTTATATCACTTTCATATGAGTCAACtattgacatcatttttattatgcatcaaTCATAATAAGTCATgtaaataattgtaaaaaaaaaaatttgtgaagaaTGTTTAGTGTTAAGGAAATTCAaagagagcttaaattttggtaTGAAGTAACATTTGAAGAAGTAGttcactctctctccatctCTCGCTCAtgctctctttctttctctttgcaTCTTAaccaagggagtcaatctcgtaccgGAAACTATACCGGTTTGACTAAtagaacgatatatttcggtaccggtcaataccggtgtaccgtttcgaatttaccgttattttttatatttataaatatatgtgtgtgtgtgtgtgtgtgtgtgtgtgtgtgtattataataaatataaaagtttaccataaaacattatcttaatttagaacaaattattcatggttttagactCTAGTatcaatttaaaagaaaaaaaaaaaacatgcacacacacacaatataaaaaatataaagtttaattgttcattgcatactaagaaaacaaataatactaataagttaatgcaaataagttaccatttttcccttacaaaaatttaaaaattacaaaactaaaaaaaaaaaaaaaaaaaagcttcttgGTGTACCGGCTAGTACGCCTGGTATCGGCCGGTATTGTTTGAAATTGGCTAGTATTGCTTGAAAttgccggtatggccggtatttaaaccggtacaaAAAGTTAGCGTTTCAATATCAGTATACGTACCGGTACGATATCGACTACACTGATCTTAACTCATGATCATAGACCGTCAAAGCACCATAGACATAGGTTGGTGATTTGCAAGTTACATTGCTCCTATGATAGTCCCATCTTGTCATTAACGGTCAATCGTTGAGGAACCATGTCAATAACTTTCTCTCACTTACATCACaaaatctttattattatttttatctttttgaatGATGGGTGCTAGAAGTTATACTTATCCATGTTatctaacaaataatataaaattaatttactaattagtgagAGTAGTAATTTGACGCAACCATGGTTTCTAAGCCCAATTTtcccttaatttgaggaaatatttcttaacaaataatataaaattaatttactaattagtggGAGTAGCCACTTGGCGCAACCACTTGAAGAACTATGCCAATATTTTTCTCTCACTTGCATCAcaaatctttattattatttttatctttttctctttttgaatgATGACTGCTAGATGTTATacttatccatttttttttatgttattatttattggtctaatgtaaaaatattatagttgtgagttattttattattaataatagtgATTGGTTTGGTTAATAATGGGGTTATAGACAAGTTTAATGGGGTTATAGACAAGTTTTTGTCCAGTAGTGAGTTTGAACTTACTTAACAGTAAACGTAGAATGTTCAAACTCATTTTAGGCTCAAACCAAGCCTATaaacaatatttgattttttttttctttgttttgaaaatgaacAATATTTGAGGTTGAGCTTGTCAAAACGTCTAAAATCTTTAGCTCAGCCAAACTCAAGCTCAATATCAaacttttgagcttgagatccaaCACAAATACATTATCAAACTCATTTCAAGTTTATTATCAAACCTATTTGGTTAGGAGGAGTATTACCAACTCTaaattaattaaagtcttagcaagatataaatttaattgtcaAACTTACATCAAACTTGTTACTAAACCTATAAATGAGCCTAGATCTAACTTATTTTGTATCGAGCCTCAATATTTACGAGCCTGTTcataaacacttttttttttagcttgggcttgggcttggttTGTTTACCAAAGTTTAAAACTAAAGCTCAAGTTTAACTTGTTTACAAACTAAAGCTCAAGTCTAAAACAAGTCTAAAACTAAAGCTTAGGTTTAACCTAAACCATGAAATGGGTCCATTTCAAACTGAGAGGATCCTTTTCCCTGGGGGTCGTTTCTATATTTAACAACCCCATATTTGCAACCTTCTTATTACCAAAATTCTAAATTCTATATTCTCTTGCAGGTTGGTTTATCAGGCATGGCTCATTCAATTCAAAGAGAACTTAGTACACTTGCTACAACTGTAGACACATCTGAAAACAAGAGCTGCAACTTCTTCTTATCAAACAAGGCTTATTTATTTCAAAGAGAACTTAGTACACTTACTACAGCTATAGACACATCTAAAAACAAGAGCTTCCACTTCTTCTTAACAGGTTCGTATGGAATTTATGGCATATTTTTCGTTGATGATActgtaaatttatatatatatatatatatatatatatattctagacTATGTTCTTCATTCCTTTAAGGTTTAGGAGCCAACCACTATCATTGAATTTAAATATCTGATTTCATTTCAACCGGCCATATAATCCAGTACCCCTCATATGATCAAGGAAGCTTCAGTTAAGATTTTTTTCTGCACTCCAGCCTTTTAATCCCCAGTAGAGTAAAATTTGTTTCAAGGATGAGCATGGCATATTTTACATTCCTACATGGATGCTTTAGAATGAGTGAGACACCTGTGTTGGACATGACATGACTTGGGTATAGAATTGCAGTCTATTTACATTACTACTCCTGGATATGTTTTCAAAAGgagtgtattataaaattagGTACACAGGAAACCCTGTAATCAAGAAGTATTCTAAGAAAACTTGATCCATACTTTGTTTGAGCGATTGATGAAGTTATTGACAAGGGAATTACCATTTTTTGAGTAGATGTGCAGCATTGTACCATATTTCATCCAAGGTGTAGATGAGGATAAGTAAAATGTTTTTTCTAATGGAGATCCATTCCCATGTTCTAAATCTGGCATGCAAATTTTTGGAACTCAAACTGGTCTATTTACAATACAGGATAACCTGATTAtatagtttaatgaaatttctattttgtgaGTGGCGACAACAAAATCCTTTTTCTTATTGTccaattgttttatttttatttttttcacatgcaTGATTGTTTCTCTATGTGTGCACTATAAATTCTCATGAACTTTGCACACTTATACAATTATTTCATTGGTGGAAAAAATAGTATTATGTTTTTTCAGGAAAAAATGCGTTGATATAACTGTTATtgaaatgaatttaattattatagCCATCGCATCATCACTAGTTTGTTTGCAAGTCATGCTCGTCACTTGCATATTAAATGCCTCAAAACTTTGGCTGGTTTTACATGTTCTCTTATGTGACATACTCgtcctttttattttggttgcAGAGTCTGCAGTAGCTCTGCTTCGGCATCGAAAATACTGGATTTCTGGTTATTCATCTGTGAGTTGAATATTCTAAAGGTTTTGATGGTGCTTTTGTAGCGTTTAAATTTCACgatttttcttcatcatcatatAACTGAGAAGTATAATCTTCAAAGTGATCTTAGTAAGATATTGCTTCAATGctgttattaaaattaaaaccagTATTCTAAACCATAGTTTTAAGCTTCTTCTCATTGTGCATATGATAGCTAATACAGCCTTGATATTAAACGTTACTTTTCTTctgtttaatttctttttcctttcatgtAGAAAACTCTGCTGATGTTCCTATTATAAATGCAGAAACTATTCTTCTGTTTTCAAGTTGTGTACTTTAACTTTAGCATGATGGGGTTATAACTGTATGTCAATCTCTAAATGCAAATATATGATCATATGAAACATGGATGTTTCTCTACCTTGTCTGTACTAGAAAGAGTACACTAGTCTTCTGAACTAAGCTGATCTTGTTGAGCTTTTTAATTCTCATTAGATTACAGTGTACTGGAATTCTTGATAATCATCACCAGGTCACCATCTGCCCACCATTATGAAATTAACTGTGGCTTATGTTCTGTTACAACATCTCTTTGGTCTCTTTGTAGTTGATGTTGTGCATAATTTAAATAATTCGGACATTGTTCACCCAGCTAAGCGGTTTACTTTAGTCCTTCGGTATAATTTTAAGGTAAAATAGCGCATTGCATGTTCTAGTTCCTGTGGAGATGCAAATTAATGGCCCATGTTGAAGCTGGGTTGGTTATATGGGTTCATCAAtgatgatataaatatatagtggTGTACATTAGGCTCTCCTTCCTATCCATTTGTGCCCCTAACAATAAACTCCagaattttttgaattaataCAATGACAAATCCTTTgcacaaaattttgttttgatagaaGGGggattataaaaaagaaaaaagctctGTATAATTGATGTATGATAATTCAGACTATGCTTGGACAGAAGTGATGGTGACATTGTATTAGGGAGTGAAGTTGAAAGAAAAGAACAGCAGGGTTAAGTGATTACGTTAAGCTGCTCGGTATTTTGGTCCTTCGTTTTAATTCCACAACCTGTGCTGGAAGAGTTATGTTGTTTTAGTTCCACTACTTCAGTCAGGCTATCGTTGCACAATTAGAAATTCAATCTTTTTATCGTTATATAGAAGAATCTTATTGTTGTAAAGTCACAATAGAAATTGAATGTATGTGCAGAAAAATACCaataatttgttgttgttgttgttttatttatttattttttttaatataaaaaatatgagaaaaagaTGCTCGTGTTTTTTGGTTGCTTCCAACTGATCACTCCAATTTAAAagattatttctttttaatgattatttaaCAACACAGCACTTTTGATGCACTCAAA
It encodes:
- the LOC142624310 gene encoding FLUCTUATING-LIGHT-ACCLIMATION protein 1, chloroplastic-like, translated to MDLNFINPDRSLTTFGGYYYHGNTIMIDGNLGFVLFGIIMGICLLIVYLNRPRVLKIQVGLSGMAHSIQRELSTLATTVDTSENKSCNFFLSNKAYLFQRELSTLTTAIDTSKNKSFHFFLTESAVALLRHRKYWISGYSSVVRRWSLKAVEKEFRQLSTDERVKYDIELLVNVDNMKVQRTIIPRDNEVEKNYIVVFHLLWVQNYLLC